tcCACCCCGGTCCACCCCAGCCTCCCGTGCAGTAGGCCCGTGGGCCGGCCGGATGGATTCTTCCTCCATGAGGGGCGTGGAAGGCGCTGGCTGCGAGTGAATTCAGCTCCCCTCCTGGAGCGGTCCGCAGGTTTCCGCTTGCGTAAAGCTCCTACCTGGCCCAGTCCAGCCCGACCCGTCCCGTCCGGACCGGAGCAGACCCGGTCCGACTCGGCACAGCCTGGCAAAGCAGCGCTGCCTTGCGCTGCCCCAATGACTACTTGCACAATGGCGAGgaaaagaaggaggagaggaaaaaaaaaaagaatagctcCAACTTCCAAGCTGGCCAAACAAACCCTCCCAATCCCCCCACATTTTCACCCCCTCAAGTTGTCAGCAAACCCCCCAAGCGGTCCTAGTTTgaaatgtgtccatgtgtgtgggtctgtgtgttctgtcaagtgcatttgtctgtgtgtgtgtgtgtgtgtgtgtgtgtgtgtgtgtgtgtgtgtgtgtgtgtgtgtgtctgtgtacttgttttcttttttgtctgtgtgtcctttttttgtctgttttgagtgtgtgtgtgtgcatctgtctgttaGTGTGCAtctacgaaaaaaaaaaaccaaggtGTCCTCAGCACATGGATATGGTGACGTTGATGCCCAGGTTGCCGTTCTCGGCAAATAGCTGTGCGATGGAGGTGTCGAACACCAGGCAGTCGCTGTTCATGATGGCGGTGGCGATGCCCTCGTGGATGGAGCGCGGCGTGGCCTCCCAGGTGAGCCGGCGCCGGTGCCCGTTGAGCTCCAGCCGGTAGGCGAAGTTCTCCGCCTGCTTGCGCGTGCCGATGAGCTGCACGATGGCGAAGAACTGCTGGTGCCCGTCGTACTTCTCCTGCTTCTCCAGCACCAGCATGAAGTGGAAGCCGAAGCACGACTGCATCATGACCCAGTCCACGGCGCCCGGCAGGTTGATGTCCGTGGCCAGGAAGACGATGTCCTCGCCCTGCAGCGTGGTGATGGACTTGTGCTGGTGCAGCAGGTGCGGCATGACGGCGTCCAGCGAGCCCTGCCACTTGCACGAGGCGCCCGGGCACGGGCACGAGTACGGCCGGAACTCGCACAGCTCCTCGTGCTCGGCCTTGTCCGTGTGCGGCAGCGTCACCTCGCAGCCCGACGAGGCGTACTTGCACGGGAACAGCACCGAGTTGGCCACCTTCTCCATGGCCAGGTTGCGGATGGAGCCCAGCGGCCCGCGGCACGTGGGGCAGCACGTCAGCTTGGGCCGGCAGTTGCTGCACACCAGGTGGCCGCTCTGGCACTGCAGGATGGGCGGCAGCACATAGTCGAAGCACACGGGGCACTCGAACAGGCTGGCCAGGTCGCTGTTCGAGGCGGTGGTGCCCGACAGGGTGGGGACGCGTTGGGAGGGGGTGCTCTTGGAGGTTCCTGTGGGCAGCGCTGGGGCAGGCTGGCGACTCATTTCTGCACGGAGGGAAAGAGCaggccggagagagagagagagaagggcggAAAAGTGAGAAAACGacagaagaaaaagacagagtgtggggagagagtgagggagagagagagagagagagagagagagaaggtataAGACAGGGAAGGTaaagatgaaaaaagaaaaagagaaaaagatgatTAGTTCCGAGAACATATTCAACACACAAcgccacaaaacaaacacatcacagcTCAAGCTTCACGAGGCGGTgagtcacagcagcagcagcagcagcagcagcaacagctgcAGCGGCGCTTCCTGCTCCAGCCGAGCGACTACTGGGAGCTGCTCCACCAGTGCAGGCCTGCAGATTCCATCCTCTTAAGGTCACCCTGCCCCTCAGCCACACGGGTAAATATAGCAGAGGGACGTGCCTCTGGCGGAGGCCCTCAGAGCCtgacgggagggagggagggagggagagagggtgtgggtggggtaGTGGaggcttctcctctcctctctcctctcttctcaagAGAGCCCAACCCATCCAACCTCCCCTCGTCTTCATCTAAACAGGGAGTTCACCCACAACAGGCAGCGCGGGGGGgccgggaggagaggagaggagaggaggcgagtGGGGGTGCGTTGTGATAGTACAGGAGAGGCCGAGGGACGGGGCGGTGTTTTTGCTGTGACAGGGCCAGCCCACAGCTATTTCTGGCATTGGATAGAgcagggtggtggggggagagggagaggcggtggggtggggtggggatgagAGGCACAGATTTAAAAGCTGCGCTGGAGCCAGACGGGTGAAGTGGACTCGGATCCCGAGGAGAGTGTTGCTATGGGAACCAGCTGTGGTGAGGtgagagagtgcgtgcgtgtgtgtgtgtgtgtgcgatatcAGGACTGGATTTTTCCCCTGCAGCAGGCCGACACTAGGCGTGGCTCACTCACCCCTATAGATTTATGCAACAGctgcacagactcagacacagtaGAGCagacatgagacacacacacacacacacacttacaagcaCAAGGCACCACATAATACAGGTAAGCAaggcagtcagacagacagtcagacatgATGTTGTGtgatagtcacacacactcacgcacacaagcactttattttattttctagaTGCTGCGCAGCAGGCTCTAAAAGAGAGGCGGGATTTCACAGACCTCTCCAAGAACCCGGCTCAAGGAGCACAGTGATTGGCTGACTACTTGCCCCGCGACAGCGAGGGAAGGGTGAGGAGTGCGGGGGGGGATATCTGGATGAGAGCACGCGTGGAGGGACGCCAGGACCAGAGAGCCTggcgagggggaggagggggaggaggagggggagagcggCCGGAGGAGCCACTGAGCATGTGTAGGTGGAACGCAGCAAGAGACGGGTTGTAAACACATCTGCCGTGATAAAGCCACCCCGGGGTATTTTTAGCCATCTTAGCGAGCTCGCGGAGCACCAGCAGCAACCGACGACAGATTTAGCCctgatcactcactcactcgctcgctctctctctctctctctctctcgacaaaacaacaaaaaaccacacacagcgctgacaaataggtggcggaggaggagtgCCCTGTTGCTATGGAGCCTGTTGTGGAGGACGGGGCCAGGTGTCACTCGGATGGCGACGTGCAGAGCGGAACAGTCTCTCTGCTCTCCGCCCACTCAACGCCATACAGCATCACAGCATGACCTCACCTTCCCTGGTCAGAACTAATGGCCCTGAAAAGCAGTGCTGACCTCTGGAAGAGGTTAAATGCATCACCAGAGGTAGAGGAGTTTGGTCTGCAGCTAACAGATAGGACATCTGATGTTTTGACTGACTGAAGACAACTTAATAAAAATAACTAATACATCAGCAGCCTTTGGCAAGGTCTGAGAAAGATTCTGGAAAGATTGGAGGCTTAACTAATGGCCCCctttcaagctttactcaaagaccacaatctttcccaaatctttaGATAACTTTAGCAGGTGTCAAAACATCAAGCTACTTCAAGGTTTGCTTAACAGAAAGCAAGTTCAGCCTATACCGATACATTTTCAAGAGCTGTTGCCAAACATTGCACAAAATGATCGTGCACAGAACCAGTCTGGACATACAGAAACCTGAATCCAAGAACGGCAGAGGAACTTGAAGTGACTGAACAGAAAACACCCTGTCCTCATTCCTACCCTATCCACTTCCCAAACAATCCCATGTCTCCTCCCATGAATCCTCTGCTTCTcgtctgctccctctctcatacCCTAGCACCCCTTCTCTGGgagctcttctcttttcttctctcttccctcttttttcccccctgaatCCCTCCGTTCTTCTCAGCACCCCCTTTCGTGAGCCCCCTGGCCTGTCCGGGCTTGGCGGTGGGTGAGTGAGGCTCTGCCatgcagaggggggggggggggggggggggggggggcgtaaaTAAGCCCCGGCTAGGGAGCGCTCATCAGACCGCTCTGGCtcggggtggggggagagagagtgagggagagagggagggagggtgagagagagagagaaagatggagagaaagggagagagagagagagagagagagagagagagagagagaacatgtgtgGCGTGCCAACATTCCACAAACGGTCagtcttttttaaaaacaaagtcATTATGGCTCGACTTTGGAGCAGAGGTGGGTCTCTCTTCtggtctcctctctccatccgcTACCCTCAGTGACGGGAAAGTTCTCAAAACAAtactactcctcctcctcctcctcctcctcaacccccccccccccttactaaaacagcaaacacacacacacacacacacagagtgtgtctgCTGTCATCTCTGAAGACAAGAGGCAGCCAGGAGAGATGAAGTTTTCCCATCAAAAACACGGTCCAAACCACCTCAATCTGAGGCCATTTCCAAAAAAAGCCTCAGCTCTGGCTCCGCTTTAGTGGGGAAGTCCATTGTCTATCCCAGTTCCAGTCTCACTGCAGTGATTCAAGACCTGTCCATATTAATAATGATCCAAAAACCACCCACTGAAGCAGAGGCCAATGAAAattcctctcctccagcagcatAGCCATTTAGGgtgttgaaaaatgacattttgGGCTAAAATgcatttgcttgtttttgtgcacttgaacaagGCCTCAACCCATATTTTCAGACACTGACACTAGACAGCCCTTTACACTGTTCCAATAACTTATTACAGGGCTTTTATTACCGAGTCAACGCTCAGTAATAAATACTCTTATGGAGCAAACAATCAGAGTCCCCCCCTCCTCAAAAAAGCACTAGAAGTTTCACTCAAAACATAATGCAGAGTGATCATACTAGGGATAGTGTGTAAAAGAACACACACTTAATGTGGCTGCTTTCTGCTGGTTCTGTGTGCCAGCAGAGAGGATGCGTATCCATGGAGGATATCCTCCCATGCAGCAGGAAGTGACCTCAGCCACCATGGCAGTGGCAGCGGAGCTGGGAGCGGGCCAGTAAGCACTGACTTGGCACGGGCTCGTATTGATATAAGCAGCAGGAAACTGTCTGGCTTTCTGAGAACAGAAGGAGGGGGCTATAGTTTAGGAGTTTGGCGGAGGTCAGCAAGTTTGGACTAACTTGCATT
This sequence is a window from Sardina pilchardus chromosome 10, fSarPil1.1, whole genome shotgun sequence. Protein-coding genes within it:
- the siah1 gene encoding E3 ubiquitin-protein ligase Siah1 isoform X2, which codes for MPSPEEKTILAEVDPFQEKTRALLGNHMDDEMSRQPAPALPTGTSKSTPSQRVPTLSGTTASNSDLASLFECPVCFDYVLPPILQCQSGHLVCSNCRPKLTCCPTCRGPLGSIRNLAMEKVANSVLFPCKYASSGCEVTLPHTDKAEHEELCEFRPYSCPCPGASCKWQGSLDAVMPHLLHQHKSITTLQGEDIVFLATDINLPGAVDWVMMQSCFGFHFMLVLEKQEKYDGHQQFFAIVQLIGTRKQAENFAYRLELNGHRRRLTWEATPRSIHEGIATAIMNSDCLVFDTSIAQLFAENGNLGINVTISMC
- the siah1 gene encoding E3 ubiquitin-protein ligase Siah1 isoform X3, with product MDDEMSRQPAPALPTGTSKSTPSQRVPTLSGTTASNSDLASLFECPVCFDYVLPPILQCQSGHLVCSNCRPKLTCCPTCRGPLGSIRNLAMEKVANSVLFPCKYASSGCEVTLPHTDKAEHEELCEFRPYSCPCPGASCKWQGSLDAVMPHLLHQHKSITTLQGEDIVFLATDINLPGAVDWVMMQSCFGFHFMLVLEKQEKYDGHQQFFAIVQLIGTRKQAENFAYRLELNGHRRRLTWEATPRSIHEGIATAIMNSDCLVFDTSIAQLFAENGNLGINVTISMC
- the siah1 gene encoding E3 ubiquitin-protein ligase Siah1 isoform X1; this encodes MSRAVRPQQPVYSWKGVLKLFTCIASRTASSKPKEVDPFQEKTRALLGNHMDDEMSRQPAPALPTGTSKSTPSQRVPTLSGTTASNSDLASLFECPVCFDYVLPPILQCQSGHLVCSNCRPKLTCCPTCRGPLGSIRNLAMEKVANSVLFPCKYASSGCEVTLPHTDKAEHEELCEFRPYSCPCPGASCKWQGSLDAVMPHLLHQHKSITTLQGEDIVFLATDINLPGAVDWVMMQSCFGFHFMLVLEKQEKYDGHQQFFAIVQLIGTRKQAENFAYRLELNGHRRRLTWEATPRSIHEGIATAIMNSDCLVFDTSIAQLFAENGNLGINVTISMC